Proteins encoded by one window of Triplophysa rosa linkage group LG19, Trosa_1v2, whole genome shotgun sequence:
- the shroom3 gene encoding protein Shroom3 isoform X4 → MVFFWNSGSLRGCFPDICCSDSRPLSPPRDSRCSGGVKLRIKNRRSEAGSRPHSWHSTKLGEGPQNSGSMMQVTQGGVGVAWHQNYHSSASTTDLSGYETGFLRKSPDQYSSRGSMESLDHTHPVYSSCYQLSSSKSSSSIDHLHSKRDSAYSSFSTSSSIPEYLAAAPSFNKERSYSMENVPQKEGMQQADIRYVRTVYDPQQGVSEEHDVTSAALMRTNESRTKSRSGSIQGMICHRSSNSSGSSGSSGSSGGTTNSQRHSAGPVWDATHNRHSYENLKGAPAPPMRSDSYAAFRNHERPNSWSSLEHARSQRALHKGSWHHSSGSVATAKSSFGAEGQLHTVIEKSPESSPTTKPKQSFPQAAQPGRLMLPTSIYPVPPPEPHFAQIPTSNPSSGTIYPALAKENKHNSHTDQLGGFVREDRVTVENGYQCNGPSLSSVQPHITVQPKLSDKVQDDPQNKTVFYRSHLEQQGQKPQAPSVAQERRDPYTAVKPRNENDMEVYDNYRPPRDEEQSKYNEKNSNLETLYSGGRVSQGQAAQIYRGNLAQTQGGDQIIKPSRHHSDSSAYQQRGHDLDHPLTRLENALAEVQRCASPESTVSQHSFLSERSMSVQEKVSHFERQQVKPRSHSSLAHHSSISRPSQSQRPSSAKSSLSGVEDLHNNSSVPHWRTQSTSSKTSCDGHVEVQQDLQTRRGSSDHAHKRHPKDPPITLQRSKSTFQLGEENGKDFHGKGDVQNILGTLNDTSFNRDYRDSIKDAQSKVLKSTSFRRRDLSINPPPVPAKHMSLERKGPNTSPKPTTSPHTPKERHVVPVDVPNRTSPPELPSVSAVGPPFVRICGRKRFTMEQKKRCYSEPENMHEVGVLTQESIQAERKAQQQFLSSETTVADRRRMFEQVMHRNADSRFISSRPDLKQMQQDALVEYMERKTGRRVDGRPNRPHSTYVQSASSIDSQSLTSTLSICSLQEPVYDSLSGGIHKTSTLPTSMQNYFFPIRSTRSEFSTGQQSQSTATGTEKPILKQIPGPALAGHPILQHLEAVFERATSARSSGRSASAEDLLDHSEERPVPQHFRSRSSPSVENLNLDLMARDLQVLGVGSKESSQKRLLENTASKQTSYPAYTERSYQLNQGPFQQNAPVLRREHQRHSDRPRAHSASGLAASVGLPCPFTSPGTAATLDWHNGERLCQPNLDSIAFPETGPTNQKSPSGTPGVARQNSNNSSTSDDTLKDFPSSVAPATSKSTPSPPHPDKVLGSADTSLSDQLSRPFDSRPATLPRSPVSHTKPLPSLRISESSLHDVQSAVLLQDDDEVFFAPPPSPSLRQLPIKETGITTDYPPPPPATFLAEEDLGLTEALQSPRPLRPISDSTTPSVTSDPQPTHITDTISMKHQPASPSSALLEENSAQILGLDCHLLSRRERTQAELLVETLAQELVSKDKSLTSLLETWAGITTQDLMEDIFPSHSLSSSQHNRSSGSRVGDRAQDGLGVPDTVPIKMETDLDDEEAYLHQKRVELLQALQASLKLLQGEREVLADQQKGFSALGGSMDDLVHERCKPNEKEKYCMFVGDLEKIVNLLLSLSARLARVENALTALRDKENQGSAEERESLQLKRKQLCSQHEDARELKENLDRRERLVLDILGGYLSGPQLRDYQNYIRIKPALLIRQRHLDELIRQGEEQVRRLEDSLPPEFHPKSADPASNTGHCFNPTHSPRPTTVTSL, encoded by the exons TGCCTCCACCACAGACCTATCAGGTTATGAGACGGGATTCCTTAGGAAGAGCCCAGATCAGTACAGTTCCCGGGGCAGCATGGAGAGCCTAGACCACACTCATCCTGTCTATAGCTCCTGCTATCAACTGTCATCCTCCAAATCCTCCAGTAGCATCGATCATCTGCACAGTAAGAGGGATTCTGCATATAGTTCCTTCTCGACCAGCTCCAGTATTCCAGAGTACCTTGCGGCTGCACCGTCATTTAACAAGGAGAGGTCATACTCCATGGAAAATGTTCCACAGAAAGAAGGAATGCAGCAGGCAGATATACGCTATGTACGCACCGTCTACGACCCGCAGCAGGGTGTGTCTGAAGAGCACGATGTCACGTCTGCAGCACTAATGAGAACCAATGAAAGCAGAACAAAGTCTAGAAGTGGGAGCATCCAGGGTATGATCTGTCATCGTAGCAGCAATAGTAGTGGCAGCAGTGGGAGTAGTGGAAGCAGTGGAGGTACCACCAACTCACAACGCCATAGTGCTGGGCCAGTCTGGGATGCAACACACAATCGGCACTCCTATGAAAACCTAAAGGGGGCACCAGCACCTCCAATGCGCAGTGACAGCTATGCAGCGTTTCGCAATCATGAGCGTCCTAACTCTTGGTCGAGCCTTGAACATGCTCGGTCACAGCGGGCACTTCACAAGGGTTCCTGGCATCACTCAAGTGGTTCTGTAGCAACGGCAAAGTCCTCTTTTGGAGCTGAAGGTCAGCTGCACACTGTAATCGAAAAAAGCCCCGAAAGCAGCCCCACCACCAAACCCAAACAGAGTTTTCCTCAGGCTGCACAACCTGGCCGACTTATGTTGCCCACCAGCATCTACCCTGTTCCACCACCTGAGCCGCATTTTGCACAAATCCCAACCAGCAACCCCAGCTCTGGTACAATTTACCCTGCACTGGCCAAGGAGAACAAGCACAACTCTCACACTGACCAGTTGGGTGGATTTGTAAGAGAGGACAGGGTCACTGTTGAAAATGGATACCAATGCAATGGTCCCAGCCTAAGCTCTGTCCAACCCCACATTACAGTACAACCTAAACTTTCTGACAAGGTGCAAGATGACcctcaaaacaaaacagttttttatCGGTCTCATTTGGAGCAACAAGGACAGAAGCCTCAAGCACCATCTGTAGCCCAGGAGCGGAGGGACCCCTACACTGCTGTTAAACcaagaaatgaaaatgacatGGAAGTGTATGACAACTACAGGCCACCCAGAGATGAagaacaaagcaaatacaatgAGAAAAACAGCAATCTAGAGACACTTTACTCAGGTGGGAGAGTATCACAAGGACAGGCTGCCCAGATTTACAGAGGAAACTTGGCCCAAACACAAGGAGGGGACCAAATAATAAAACCTTCAAGGCACCACAGTGACTCGAGTGCTTACCAGCAGAGAGGTCATGACCTTGATCACCCCCTTACCAGACTGGAAAATGCACTTGCTGAGGTTCAACGATGTGCCAGTCCTGAGAGTACAGTTAGCCAACACAGCTTCCTGAGTGAGCGTAGCATGTCTGTGCAGGAGAAAGTAAGCCATTTTGAGAGGCAGCAAGTTAAACCTCGCAGTCACAGCAGCCTGGCTCACCATAGCTCTATATCCCGTCCAAGTCAATCACAAAGACCTTCCAGTGCCAAGAGCTCTCTCTCTGGTGTGGAGGACTTGCACAACAACAGCTCTGTCCCTCACTGGAGAACACAGAGTACCTCTAGCAAGACGAGCTGTGACGGACATGTGGAGGTGCAGCAAGATTTGCAAACGAGACGTGGGAGTAGTGATCATGCCCATAAACGCCACCCAAAAGACCCTCCAATTACCCTTCAAAGGAGTAAAAGCACCTTCCAGCTTGGTGAGGAAAATGGTAAAGACTTTCATGGTAAAGGTGACGTTCAAAACATCCTGGGCACTCTCAATGATACATCTTTTAACAGAGATTACAGAGATAGCATTAAAGATGCCCAGTCTAAGGTGCTTAAGTCTACTTCCTTCAGAAGAAGAGACCTTAGTATTAACCCTCCACCAGTGCCAGCCAAACACATGTCTCTGGAGAGGAAAGGTCCCAATACAAGTCCCAAACCTACTACATCCCCTCACACTCCAAAAGAACGACATGTTGTACCTGTTGATGTACCAAATAGAACCTCTCCTCCTGAACTCCCCAGTGTGTCAGCTGTAGGACCTCCTTTTGTGCGGATTTGTGGACGTAAACGATTTACAATGGAACAGAAGAAACGCTGTTACTCTGAGCCAGAAAATATGCATGAAGTTGGAGTGTTGACTCAGGAAAGCATTCAGGCTGAGAGAAAAGCTCAACAGCAGTTTCTGTCAAGTGAAACAACTGTTGCAGACCGGCGCAGGATGTTTGAGCAGGTAATGCATCGTAATGCTGACTCCAGATTCATCTCTTCAAGGCCGGATTTGAAGCAGATGCAGCAAGATGCCCTTGTTGAGTACATGGAACGCAAAACTGGCAGAAGAGTGGATGGACGTCCCAACCGTCCACATAGCACTTATGTACAGTCAGCTTCTTCCATTGACTCACAGAGCCTTACTTCCACTTTAAGTATCTGCTCTTTGCAAGAGCCAGTATATGATAGTCTATCTGGTGGCATTCATAAAACTTCCACCCTTCCAACAAGCATGCAAAACTATTTTTTCCCAATCAGAAGCACTCGCTCTGAGTTTTCCACTGGCCAACAGTCTCAAAGCACAGCAACAGGAACTGAGAAACCCATTCTTAAACAGATCCCAGGACCAGCACTGGCTGGACATCCCATTCTTCAGCACCTGGAGGCAGTTTTTGAGAGAGCCACCTCGGCAAGAAGCTCGGGGAGGTCAGCTTCAGCTGAGGATCTGCTGGATCATAGTGAAGAACGACCAGTTCCTCAGCACTTCCGTTCCAGATCATCTCCATCGGTGGAGAACTTGAATCTG GACTTAATGGCCAGAGACCTTCAAGTGTTAGGTGTTGGCTCCAAGGAGTCCTCACAAAAGAG GCTGTTGGAGAATACAGCATCCAAACAGACGTCATATCCAGCATATACAGAAAGGAGTTATCAGCTGAACCAGGGTCCTTTCCAGCAAAATGCACCTGTGCTGAGGCGTGAGCATCAGAGACATTCAGACCGGCCCAGGGCGCACAGTGCATCTGGTCTGGCTGCCTCTGTGGGACTGCCTTGCCCTTTCACTTCTCCAGGCACTGCTGCCACCCTAGACTGGCATAATGGCGAAAGACTGTGTCAGCCCAACCTGGATTCCATTGCTTTTCCAGAAACCGGACCCACAAATCAAAAGAGTCCATCCGGAACACCAGGAGTGGCGAGGCAGAACTCCAACAACTCAAGTACTTCAGACGACACACTGAAGGACTTTCCAAGTTCAGTGGCTCCAGCAACATCAAAGTCCACCCCGTCGCCTCCACACCCTGACAAGGTCTTGGGTTCGGCCGATACTTCCTTGTCTGATCAACTCTCAAGGCCATTTGATTCAAGGCCGGCCACCCTCCCCAGGAGCCCAGTCTCCCACACAAAGCCACTCCCCTCTCTTCGGATATCAGAGTCTAGTCTTCATGATGTTCAGAGTGCAGTTTTGTTACAAGATGATGATGAAGTGTTTTTTGCCCCACCACCTTCTCCTTCACTACGACAGTTACCAATCAAAGAGACAGGGATTACGACGGATTATCCTCCTCCTCCGCCTGCCACATTCTTGGCTGAGGAGGACTTGGGTCTAACAGAAGCTTTACAGTCCCCAAGACCATTGAGGCCCATAAG TGACTCCACGACTCCTTCAGTGACCTCCGATCCCCAGCCCACCCATATCACAGACACCATCAGCATGAAGCATCAACCCGCATCACCTAGCAGTGCCCTTCTAGAGGAGAACAGCGCTCAGATTCTGGGACTTGACTGCCATCTTCTCTCCAGAAGAGAGAGAACTCAAGCCGAACTCCTTGTGGAGACTTTAGCTCAAGAGTTGGTGAGCAAAGACAAATCCCTCACCTCCCTTCTGGAAACCTGGGCAGGTATAACTACCCAGGATCTGATGGAGGACATCTTCCCCTCGCACTCACTGTCTTCCTCGCAACACAACAGGAGCAGCGGCAGTCGTGTGGGTGACAG GGCTCAAGATGGTTTGGGTGTACCAGACACTGTTCCCATAAAAATGGAGACAGACCTGGATGACGAAGAGGCTTATCTGCATCAAAAGAGG GTGGAGCTATTGCAAGCGCTTCAAGCGAGCTTAAAGTTGCTGCAGGGGGAGAGAGAGGTTCTGGCTGACCAGCAGAAGGGATTCAGCGCGCTGGGAGGCAGCATGGACGATTTAGTCCACGAACGCTGTAAGCCTAATGAGAAAGAGAAATACTGCATGTTCGTCGGAGACCTGGAGAAGATCGTAAACCTGCTGCTGTCCCTGAGCGCCCGCCTCGCTCGCGTGGAGAACGCTCTCACTGCCCTCAGAGATAAAGAGAATCAGGGGAGTGCAGAAGAGAGG GAATCTCTGCAGTTGAAACGGAAGCAGCTGTGCAGTCAGCACGAGGACGCTCGAGAGCTGAAGGAAAACCTGGACCGCCGCGAGCGACTGGTTCTGGATATCCTGGGGGGTTACCTGAGCGGACCGCAGCTGCGCGACTACCAGAATTACATCCGCATAAAGCCCGCCCTGCTGATACGACAACGCCATCTGGACGAGCTCATTCGCCAGGGGGAGGAGCAAGTGAGAAGACTGGAGGACAGCCTCCCACCTGAATTCCACCCAAAGAGCGCTGACCCCGCCTCCAATACGGGACATTGTTTTAACCCCACTCACTCGCCGCGTCCCACCACCGTGACCTCACTCTAA
- the shroom3 gene encoding protein Shroom3 isoform X2 gives MELLGAFYRKKLRRKQKSTLGRSDRALCKAPSQTSVNGLATGFISKVLRLTTRRSEAGSRPHSWHSTKLGEGPQNSGSMMQVTQGGVGVAWHQNYHSSASTTDLSGYETGFLRKSPDQYSSRGSMESLDHTHPVYSSCYQLSSSKSSSSIDHLHSKRDSAYSSFSTSSSIPEYLAAAPSFNKERSYSMENVPQKEGMQQADIRYVRTVYDPQQGVSEEHDVTSAALMRTNESRTKSRSGSIQGMICHRSSNSSGSSGSSGSSGGTTNSQRHSAGPVWDATHNRHSYENLKGAPAPPMRSDSYAAFRNHERPNSWSSLEHARSQRALHKGSWHHSSGSVATAKSSFGAEGQLHTVIEKSPESSPTTKPKQSFPQAAQPGRLMLPTSIYPVPPPEPHFAQIPTSNPSSGTIYPALAKENKHNSHTDQLGGFVREDRVTVENGYQCNGPSLSSVQPHITVQPKLSDKVQDDPQNKTVFYRSHLEQQGQKPQAPSVAQERRDPYTAVKPRNENDMEVYDNYRPPRDEEQSKYNEKNSNLETLYSGGRVSQGQAAQIYRGNLAQTQGGDQIIKPSRHHSDSSAYQQRGHDLDHPLTRLENALAEVQRCASPESTVSQHSFLSERSMSVQEKVSHFERQQVKPRSHSSLAHHSSISRPSQSQRPSSAKSSLSGVEDLHNNSSVPHWRTQSTSSKTSCDGHVEVQQDLQTRRGSSDHAHKRHPKDPPITLQRSKSTFQLGEENGKDFHGKGDVQNILGTLNDTSFNRDYRDSIKDAQSKVLKSTSFRRRDLSINPPPVPAKHMSLERKGPNTSPKPTTSPHTPKERHVVPVDVPNRTSPPELPSVSAVGPPFVRICGRKRFTMEQKKRCYSEPENMHEVGVLTQESIQAERKAQQQFLSSETTVADRRRMFEQVMHRNADSRFISSRPDLKQMQQDALVEYMERKTGRRVDGRPNRPHSTYVQSASSIDSQSLTSTLSICSLQEPVYDSLSGGIHKTSTLPTSMQNYFFPIRSTRSEFSTGQQSQSTATGTEKPILKQIPGPALAGHPILQHLEAVFERATSARSSGRSASAEDLLDHSEERPVPQHFRSRSSPSVENLNLDLMARDLQVLGVGSKESSQKRLLENTASKQTSYPAYTERSYQLNQGPFQQNAPVLRREHQRHSDRPRAHSASGLAASVGLPCPFTSPGTAATLDWHNGERLCQPNLDSIAFPETGPTNQKSPSGTPGVARQNSNNSSTSDDTLKDFPSSVAPATSKSTPSPPHPDKVLGSADTSLSDQLSRPFDSRPATLPRSPVSHTKPLPSLRISESSLHDVQSAVLLQDDDEVFFAPPPSPSLRQLPIKETGITTDYPPPPPATFLAEEDLGLTEALQSPRPLRPISDSTTPSVTSDPQPTHITDTISMKHQPASPSSALLEENSAQILGLDCHLLSRRERTQAELLVETLAQELVSKDKSLTSLLETWAGITTQDLMEDIFPSHSLSSSQHNRSSGSRVGDRAQDGLGVPDTVPIKMETDLDDEEAYLHQKRVELLQALQASLKLLQGEREVLADQQKGFSALGGSMDDLVHERCKPNEKEKYCMFVGDLEKIVNLLLSLSARLARVENALTALRDKENQGSAEERESLQLKRKQLCSQHEDARELKENLDRRERLVLDILGGYLSGPQLRDYQNYIRIKPALLIRQRHLDELIRQGEEQVRRLEDSLPPEFHPKSADPASNTGHCFNPTHSPRPTTVTSL, from the exons TGCCTCCACCACAGACCTATCAGGTTATGAGACGGGATTCCTTAGGAAGAGCCCAGATCAGTACAGTTCCCGGGGCAGCATGGAGAGCCTAGACCACACTCATCCTGTCTATAGCTCCTGCTATCAACTGTCATCCTCCAAATCCTCCAGTAGCATCGATCATCTGCACAGTAAGAGGGATTCTGCATATAGTTCCTTCTCGACCAGCTCCAGTATTCCAGAGTACCTTGCGGCTGCACCGTCATTTAACAAGGAGAGGTCATACTCCATGGAAAATGTTCCACAGAAAGAAGGAATGCAGCAGGCAGATATACGCTATGTACGCACCGTCTACGACCCGCAGCAGGGTGTGTCTGAAGAGCACGATGTCACGTCTGCAGCACTAATGAGAACCAATGAAAGCAGAACAAAGTCTAGAAGTGGGAGCATCCAGGGTATGATCTGTCATCGTAGCAGCAATAGTAGTGGCAGCAGTGGGAGTAGTGGAAGCAGTGGAGGTACCACCAACTCACAACGCCATAGTGCTGGGCCAGTCTGGGATGCAACACACAATCGGCACTCCTATGAAAACCTAAAGGGGGCACCAGCACCTCCAATGCGCAGTGACAGCTATGCAGCGTTTCGCAATCATGAGCGTCCTAACTCTTGGTCGAGCCTTGAACATGCTCGGTCACAGCGGGCACTTCACAAGGGTTCCTGGCATCACTCAAGTGGTTCTGTAGCAACGGCAAAGTCCTCTTTTGGAGCTGAAGGTCAGCTGCACACTGTAATCGAAAAAAGCCCCGAAAGCAGCCCCACCACCAAACCCAAACAGAGTTTTCCTCAGGCTGCACAACCTGGCCGACTTATGTTGCCCACCAGCATCTACCCTGTTCCACCACCTGAGCCGCATTTTGCACAAATCCCAACCAGCAACCCCAGCTCTGGTACAATTTACCCTGCACTGGCCAAGGAGAACAAGCACAACTCTCACACTGACCAGTTGGGTGGATTTGTAAGAGAGGACAGGGTCACTGTTGAAAATGGATACCAATGCAATGGTCCCAGCCTAAGCTCTGTCCAACCCCACATTACAGTACAACCTAAACTTTCTGACAAGGTGCAAGATGACcctcaaaacaaaacagttttttatCGGTCTCATTTGGAGCAACAAGGACAGAAGCCTCAAGCACCATCTGTAGCCCAGGAGCGGAGGGACCCCTACACTGCTGTTAAACcaagaaatgaaaatgacatGGAAGTGTATGACAACTACAGGCCACCCAGAGATGAagaacaaagcaaatacaatgAGAAAAACAGCAATCTAGAGACACTTTACTCAGGTGGGAGAGTATCACAAGGACAGGCTGCCCAGATTTACAGAGGAAACTTGGCCCAAACACAAGGAGGGGACCAAATAATAAAACCTTCAAGGCACCACAGTGACTCGAGTGCTTACCAGCAGAGAGGTCATGACCTTGATCACCCCCTTACCAGACTGGAAAATGCACTTGCTGAGGTTCAACGATGTGCCAGTCCTGAGAGTACAGTTAGCCAACACAGCTTCCTGAGTGAGCGTAGCATGTCTGTGCAGGAGAAAGTAAGCCATTTTGAGAGGCAGCAAGTTAAACCTCGCAGTCACAGCAGCCTGGCTCACCATAGCTCTATATCCCGTCCAAGTCAATCACAAAGACCTTCCAGTGCCAAGAGCTCTCTCTCTGGTGTGGAGGACTTGCACAACAACAGCTCTGTCCCTCACTGGAGAACACAGAGTACCTCTAGCAAGACGAGCTGTGACGGACATGTGGAGGTGCAGCAAGATTTGCAAACGAGACGTGGGAGTAGTGATCATGCCCATAAACGCCACCCAAAAGACCCTCCAATTACCCTTCAAAGGAGTAAAAGCACCTTCCAGCTTGGTGAGGAAAATGGTAAAGACTTTCATGGTAAAGGTGACGTTCAAAACATCCTGGGCACTCTCAATGATACATCTTTTAACAGAGATTACAGAGATAGCATTAAAGATGCCCAGTCTAAGGTGCTTAAGTCTACTTCCTTCAGAAGAAGAGACCTTAGTATTAACCCTCCACCAGTGCCAGCCAAACACATGTCTCTGGAGAGGAAAGGTCCCAATACAAGTCCCAAACCTACTACATCCCCTCACACTCCAAAAGAACGACATGTTGTACCTGTTGATGTACCAAATAGAACCTCTCCTCCTGAACTCCCCAGTGTGTCAGCTGTAGGACCTCCTTTTGTGCGGATTTGTGGACGTAAACGATTTACAATGGAACAGAAGAAACGCTGTTACTCTGAGCCAGAAAATATGCATGAAGTTGGAGTGTTGACTCAGGAAAGCATTCAGGCTGAGAGAAAAGCTCAACAGCAGTTTCTGTCAAGTGAAACAACTGTTGCAGACCGGCGCAGGATGTTTGAGCAGGTAATGCATCGTAATGCTGACTCCAGATTCATCTCTTCAAGGCCGGATTTGAAGCAGATGCAGCAAGATGCCCTTGTTGAGTACATGGAACGCAAAACTGGCAGAAGAGTGGATGGACGTCCCAACCGTCCACATAGCACTTATGTACAGTCAGCTTCTTCCATTGACTCACAGAGCCTTACTTCCACTTTAAGTATCTGCTCTTTGCAAGAGCCAGTATATGATAGTCTATCTGGTGGCATTCATAAAACTTCCACCCTTCCAACAAGCATGCAAAACTATTTTTTCCCAATCAGAAGCACTCGCTCTGAGTTTTCCACTGGCCAACAGTCTCAAAGCACAGCAACAGGAACTGAGAAACCCATTCTTAAACAGATCCCAGGACCAGCACTGGCTGGACATCCCATTCTTCAGCACCTGGAGGCAGTTTTTGAGAGAGCCACCTCGGCAAGAAGCTCGGGGAGGTCAGCTTCAGCTGAGGATCTGCTGGATCATAGTGAAGAACGACCAGTTCCTCAGCACTTCCGTTCCAGATCATCTCCATCGGTGGAGAACTTGAATCTG GACTTAATGGCCAGAGACCTTCAAGTGTTAGGTGTTGGCTCCAAGGAGTCCTCACAAAAGAG GCTGTTGGAGAATACAGCATCCAAACAGACGTCATATCCAGCATATACAGAAAGGAGTTATCAGCTGAACCAGGGTCCTTTCCAGCAAAATGCACCTGTGCTGAGGCGTGAGCATCAGAGACATTCAGACCGGCCCAGGGCGCACAGTGCATCTGGTCTGGCTGCCTCTGTGGGACTGCCTTGCCCTTTCACTTCTCCAGGCACTGCTGCCACCCTAGACTGGCATAATGGCGAAAGACTGTGTCAGCCCAACCTGGATTCCATTGCTTTTCCAGAAACCGGACCCACAAATCAAAAGAGTCCATCCGGAACACCAGGAGTGGCGAGGCAGAACTCCAACAACTCAAGTACTTCAGACGACACACTGAAGGACTTTCCAAGTTCAGTGGCTCCAGCAACATCAAAGTCCACCCCGTCGCCTCCACACCCTGACAAGGTCTTGGGTTCGGCCGATACTTCCTTGTCTGATCAACTCTCAAGGCCATTTGATTCAAGGCCGGCCACCCTCCCCAGGAGCCCAGTCTCCCACACAAAGCCACTCCCCTCTCTTCGGATATCAGAGTCTAGTCTTCATGATGTTCAGAGTGCAGTTTTGTTACAAGATGATGATGAAGTGTTTTTTGCCCCACCACCTTCTCCTTCACTACGACAGTTACCAATCAAAGAGACAGGGATTACGACGGATTATCCTCCTCCTCCGCCTGCCACATTCTTGGCTGAGGAGGACTTGGGTCTAACAGAAGCTTTACAGTCCCCAAGACCATTGAGGCCCATAAG TGACTCCACGACTCCTTCAGTGACCTCCGATCCCCAGCCCACCCATATCACAGACACCATCAGCATGAAGCATCAACCCGCATCACCTAGCAGTGCCCTTCTAGAGGAGAACAGCGCTCAGATTCTGGGACTTGACTGCCATCTTCTCTCCAGAAGAGAGAGAACTCAAGCCGAACTCCTTGTGGAGACTTTAGCTCAAGAGTTGGTGAGCAAAGACAAATCCCTCACCTCCCTTCTGGAAACCTGGGCAGGTATAACTACCCAGGATCTGATGGAGGACATCTTCCCCTCGCACTCACTGTCTTCCTCGCAACACAACAGGAGCAGCGGCAGTCGTGTGGGTGACAG GGCTCAAGATGGTTTGGGTGTACCAGACACTGTTCCCATAAAAATGGAGACAGACCTGGATGACGAAGAGGCTTATCTGCATCAAAAGAGG GTGGAGCTATTGCAAGCGCTTCAAGCGAGCTTAAAGTTGCTGCAGGGGGAGAGAGAGGTTCTGGCTGACCAGCAGAAGGGATTCAGCGCGCTGGGAGGCAGCATGGACGATTTAGTCCACGAACGCTGTAAGCCTAATGAGAAAGAGAAATACTGCATGTTCGTCGGAGACCTGGAGAAGATCGTAAACCTGCTGCTGTCCCTGAGCGCCCGCCTCGCTCGCGTGGAGAACGCTCTCACTGCCCTCAGAGATAAAGAGAATCAGGGGAGTGCAGAAGAGAGG GAATCTCTGCAGTTGAAACGGAAGCAGCTGTGCAGTCAGCACGAGGACGCTCGAGAGCTGAAGGAAAACCTGGACCGCCGCGAGCGACTGGTTCTGGATATCCTGGGGGGTTACCTGAGCGGACCGCAGCTGCGCGACTACCAGAATTACATCCGCATAAAGCCCGCCCTGCTGATACGACAACGCCATCTGGACGAGCTCATTCGCCAGGGGGAGGAGCAAGTGAGAAGACTGGAGGACAGCCTCCCACCTGAATTCCACCCAAAGAGCGCTGACCCCGCCTCCAATACGGGACATTGTTTTAACCCCACTCACTCGCCGCGTCCCACCACCGTGACCTCACTCTAA